Part of the Oryzias melastigma strain HK-1 linkage group LG24, ASM292280v2, whole genome shotgun sequence genome, GCAAcgcctaaagaaaaaaaaaactcaacattctCATTGAAATACGGTCAGATACGGTCTTTTGCATCCTTGatgttttaatttcataaatgggcctcagtgagcaaacatgagtgtgtttatatgttttgaaataatttttatgttttttattaaataaatgttttgaagctTCAAAAAATTATTGGAGcctcatattttgttttttcctattGATTCAGATTTCCAACCTCTTCtggttaaaatctttttttaatgtcagaaacaaatgaaggagaaagctggaagattcattaaaggtttagcTAACTATCgtcttgtctttattttacttatcatatagcttaaacacatCAAAAGTTTAATGTGCGTTTTACATCTAGTTCACATATGATCCAATTACTCggctaattgaaaaaaaaaaaacaatcagtgattagttgactatcaGAATAATTGTGACAGCCCTAGTTGATGGATGGATTACTGGTGCTTgacaaaaagttatttaaaatgactctttcttgtgtttgtgtccctgcagaCCTCCCCCAGCATTTTTTAACTGAGGAGGATCTCTGCAgccagcagaggaacttcagagaaGACCAGGAGaatccagaacctccacagattgaAGAGGAACTGAAGGAACCAAAACTTCTACTGATCAAAATGGAGCAAGAAGAACCAGGAACTCTGCAGATTGAAGAGGAACAAGAGTATCCAGAATCCCCAGACATTGAAGAGGAACAAGAGTATCCAGTATCCCCACAGATtgaagaggagctggaggaacaACAAACTATACAGATTAAGGAGACTTataccttgatggagattcctactttggaggaacatgttgacagtgaagcagatggaaacaatcagcagagctcGAATGAaactgatagtcaggatgaagaagaaaaccaacatgaagaatcaacatcaactccagatgaagtgacagagccacagaacagagatcaaaggaagacaagagacaAAAGTCACGTAGAAAGTGTCGACAACTCTCGCATGTCCAAAagtcagtgtgactctgatgttagaaaaaagctaaaaatgacaacttcggttaagaaacacaaacaatccccaaaagaaaagagactttcCTCTACAGGGTCTGGAAAGAGAACAAGAAATCCACACGATGTGTCTGTCCGCAAGAAAGCTAAGCCTGATAAAAGACCTTATgcctgtaaagaatgtgacaaatgtTTTAGTCAAATGTGTAATCTCAAAGCACACATGACGATCCATAccggagaaaagcctttttcttgtaaagaatgtgacggAAGTTTTACTCGACTATCTAATCTAATAACACACATGAGAATCCACAcgggagaaaagccttttttgtgtaaagaatgtgatacaCCTTTTGGTGATGTATCTAGTCTCAAAAggcacatgagaactcatacaggagagaagccttatTCGTGTCAATATTGTGATgcaagttttagtcaaatatctactcttaaaacacacataagaactcatacaggagagaagccttttttgtgtaaacaatGTAACAAACGTTTCAATCAAGCATCTggtctcaaaagacacataagaattcatacaggagagaggccttttttgtgtaaagaatgtgataaaagttttggtGATCCAACTAGTCTCAATAACCACATGGCAACTCATAGAGAAGTGAAGGCtttttcgtgtaaagaatgtggaAGAAGATTTACTCTAATATCTAGTCTTAaaatacacatgagaactcatacaggagagaaccgttttacgtgtaaagaatgtgacagaagttatACTGTAGTATCTAGTCTGAAAAcgcacatgagaactcatactggagagaagccttttttgtgtaaagaatgtgataaaagatTTAGTCAACTAGCTCATCTCCAatcacacatgaaaacacacacaggaaagaagcctttttcgtgtaaaaaatgtgacaaaagttttagtcaaacatataatctcaaaacacacatgaaaactcatacaggagagaagccttttttgtgtacaGAATGTGACCGAAGTTTTAGTATAATATAtaatctcaaaaaacacatgagaatccatacaggagagaagccttttttgtgtaaagaatgtgatagaagttttagtcaTAAATCAAATCTCAAattacacatgagaactcatacaggagaaaagccttttttgtgtaaagaatgtggcaAGAGCTTTCGTCAAATATCtactctcaaaacacacatgagaactcatactggagagaagccttttttgtgtgaaaaatgtgACATGAGGTTTCGTCAAATATCTAATCTTAAAGTACACATGAGAAtccatacaggagaaaagcctttttctgaAATTAAGTGAAACTCACAGCTGAGGGCTCGTGAAGTAAAGACAATAATGGCTTAATTAGGAAGGTTTAAAtattctgaaaacatttttccttcattttaagggctgtgaaaaaacaaattttaattgGGGAATTATAATGTTCTTTACTTACTTTAAACGACCCCACAGCAGCATTTTGATCCACTCACACATTTGTGAGTAATCTAACATTCTTCATTCTGAGCACCTGCTCCTcctaaaacagaaaatgctgtattttttgtgtatttttactcgcatcctgtaaaaaaaatctatttactaACAAAAATAAGCAGGTTCTCACAagctgacatcacaaagtgaggacaGCCCCTATCAGGAAGCGTCTACACCGCCAGCACTGCCCCTGGCTAAACgcctttaaaattattttattttagcattgacTCTGAGAAGAAATGGGTTCCTCTTTCACCTAATCTGCAGAGACAGATTAGGTGAACAGATCTTAGCATAAATGAACATATCCTCttcaaaaagtacaattttaatCAGTAGCTTGATGAACAAAGaacaatataatacattttcaacATGGATATGTTTTGTTGaactcaaaaacatgaaattatcATGTATCTCATAGATTTGATGATCCTTCTGAGAGAATATTAAAAttttctaaaactattttttaggttttcagcATCTATAAGTCATCAAGATCATATTGCTCAAAACAAAGAACTTTGTAAATGATTTTACACAACAtaagtttcactttttgaaatatttaccaaaaaaatgtattattacatttttcttttagattcacctgtaaacataaatgttattttgaacTATGACTTGAAATTATAAACTCTgttatattaaatgttttaggaAATTTTGATAAAGTCAATTTCTGTTGGTTGTTTTTTAGTAGATATTTGTACTTGTATTATCTTAGTTAAAGTTGTTTAGTTTACCATTGCGGTTGTAGTTTATGTTGAGACaatgtttgtctgtgtgtgttaccatgacaacactaaaattatttttacacatcTCTAACACTGATTTGTGAACGTTTCaatactgttttttaatataaaataatcacagtttgttttgttgattcATGTTGGTAAATAACAGATTTGTGAAgaaaagattttgtaaaattgtacTAAGGAAGAGTCAGATGAATGAAAATTTTTGTTGGTTAATTTTTATTAgtatgtttttat contains:
- the LOC112157960 gene encoding gastrula zinc finger protein XlCGF57.1 is translated as MEQEEPGTLQIEEEQEYPESPDIEEEQEYPVSPQIEEELEEQQTIQIKETYTLMEIPTLEEHVDSEADGNNQQSSNETDSQDEEENQHEESTSTPDEVTEPQNRDQRKTRDKSHVESVDNSRMSKSQCDSDVRKKLKMTTSVKKHKQSPKEKRLSSTGSGKRTRNPHDVSVRKKAKPDKRPYACKECDKCFSQMCNLKAHMTIHTGEKPFSCKECDGSFTRLSNLITHMRIHTGEKPFLCKECDTPFGDVSSLKRHMRTHTGEKPYSCQYCDASFSQISTLKTHIRTHTGEKPFLCKQCNKRFNQASGLKRHIRIHTGERPFLCKECDKSFGDPTSLNNHMATHREVKAFSCKECGRRFTLISSLKIHMRTHTGENRFTCKECDRSYTVVSSLKTHMRTHTGEKPFLCKECDKRFSQLAHLQSHMKTHTGKKPFSCKKCDKSFSQTYNLKTHMKTHTGEKPFLCTECDRSFSIIYNLKKHMRIHTGEKPFLCKECDRSFSHKSNLKLHMRTHTGEKPFLCKECGKSFRQISTLKTHMRTHTGEKPFLCEKCDMRFRQISNLKVHMRIHTGEKPFSEIK